The Bacillus sp. B-jedd sequence TCGAACCGCTCCCTGCCTCACTAAAAAACCCGCACGACTGCAGTAGCAGCCATGCGGGCCATTCTTTTCTCTTCCTTATATAATCCCCTGGAATCGGAGGATGATTTCCGCGATGATGGCGGATCCCAGATACGTTCCGAGCAACACGCACATCCCGATGATAATCGTTTTCCAGCCGAGCTTGGCGAAGTCGGTCCAGGAGCGGCCGATGGAGATGCCGGCGTAAGCCAGGATCGGAGTTGCGATCGCCAGCAGATTTACCTGCGCAGTCCACTCGACAATTTTTTCCTGGAACGGCATGCCCGGAATCGTAATAATGAATCCAAGGATGCCGATGTAGGCGATGCTCGGAATCTTTTTGAACGGAAGGGCTTTATGGATGATCAGCCCGATTAAACTAAGTCCCACTAACACAAGCAATCCAGGAAGCGCGGCAAGCGGCATGACTTCATAACCAATCCAGTTCCCCACAAGAACCAGCAAGGAAACAATAACAAATAAGACAACCCATTCTTGTATGCTTTTCAACATTGGTTATTACGCCCCCTTTGTGTTCGCTTCAACAGCTTTTTTATTTTTCACTCGCGATAGCATGCTATACAGCTTTTCAGTTAACGGCAGCCCGATCAAAATACTCGCATACAAACCAGTGACCGATGTCAACAGGTTGCTGGCTCCAGAAAATGCGGTGATTTCGTCCGCCATGTCCGGAAAATTCGCCACGAGCGGCCCGAGTGAAGCAGCCGCCATACTACCGCTTCCGACGCCAGTCGCCATTGCGAAAGAGTACGGATGAAGAGGCGTGGCTGTCGCTAAAAATCCTGAAATAAGTCCAAGGAAAATCGATCCGAAAACCGTTCCGAAAATATAAATCGCCATTACGCCACGGCCCTCAGGTGAAGATAGACCGTATTTATCCGTGATCAGCGCCAGATTTGGCTCCCGGCCAATCGAGTGCGTCATCCCGACCGCTTCCCGCTTCAGACCAAGAAATACGGCAATCGGCAAAGCGAGGAAAATGGTTCCCAGGTTCCCAAGCTCCTGAAGAACGAGCGCCGGTCCCGCTTCAATCAGAAGCGGCAGCGCCGGACCAGCCTGAACGCCGAATTTTGCAATCAATAAAGTAAGTGTAATAAAGACAAGAGTCTCAGCGTTCTCAGACTGTTTCTTAGTTACAGCCGGAGTGAAATAAACGGCGATTCCGATGATGACCGCATACAGCATCGGCAGCAGCAGGATGACGCCGACCCCAACAGGGATCCGATGCGTGCCAATCAACTCCGCCACCACAACAATCGCGAGCACCGTCAGATGCAATCGCCAGTCCTTCCATAAATCCCTAGCATTTTCACTCATTTCCTCTTCCCCCTTTTCGCATTGAACATTAATTGCTTACGGCTTCGCCCGCATGCACCTTCATATACTCCAACGTCGCTTTTCCAAGCACCTTCGCAGCAATCATCAGCGCGCGCTCGTCGATATCGAATTTAGGATGATGGTGTGGGTAGGAGTCAATCCACTCCGGGTTCTCCGCGCCCGTGAAAAAGAAAGTCCCCTTCACATGCTGCAAATAATACGCATAATCCTCGCCACCCATGACGGGTTCGGTTTCCGCCACCTTCTCAACGCCAGGCACATCCACCGCCAACCGCGCGACAAACTCTGTTTCTTCCTTATGATTGACCAAGGTCGGATAGCCGCGCGAATACTTGAATTCATAGTGAGCACCATTCACCTCGCACGTTCCGCGGACGACCCTTTCCATTTCCTTTTCGATAAAATTGCGGGTTTCTTCTTTAAAAGTTCTGACAGTACCGATCATTTCAGCCGTATCCGCGATGACGTTGTACGGATTTTTTGCCACGAATGACGTGACCGATACGACTGCTGAATCCAATGGATCGACCTTCCGGCTGACGATTTGCTGGAGATTGTTAATCAGTTGTCCCCCGACCAGGATACTGTCAATCGTTTGGTGTGGATAAGCGCCATGCCCGCCGCGCCCCTGGATTTTAATATCGAATCGGTCCGGTGCCGCCTGAATCGCACCAACCCTGTACCCAATCTCGCCAAGAGGCATTTGTGCCTGTAAGTGCGTTCCGAAAATCACATCGACACCCTCGAGGCAGCCATCTTCAATCATTGAGATTGCCCCGCCCGGAGGCAGCTCCTCCGCATGCTGATGGATGAACACGACCGTGCCCTCCAACTCGGCTTTCAACCCGTTCAACACCTTCGCAAGGCCAAGCAATGTCGCCGTATGTCCGTCATGGCCGCACGCATGCATCACCCCGTCATTCCGCGACTTGAAGGGCAAATCCGTCTGCTCCAAAATCGGCAGTGCATCGAAATCCGCCCGCAGCGCCACAGTCGGCCCCGGCCGGTCTCCCTTCAAATAAGCAACAACACCATTGCCGCCAACGCCTGTCCGGACTTCGTGTCCCAGCCCGTGATGATAATCCGCGATGTATTCAGCTGTCTTTACCTCTTCAAAAGACAACTCCGGATACGCATGCAAATACCGGCGAATCGCAACGATTTCGTCATAAACTTCATCCAGCTTTTCGAATAAGTTCTCCACTCCAGTCCCTCCTTGTTATTCCATCATCTCTTCCAAAACCCGATAAACTGCCGATGAATCCTGCTGGCCCTTGCCCTTGTTTTTGCCTAAATGGAACAGTTGATGGGTCATCTCACTGACAAACGTTGAGAT is a genomic window containing:
- a CDS encoding DUF3100 domain-containing protein, which produces MSENARDLWKDWRLHLTVLAIVVVAELIGTHRIPVGVGVILLLPMLYAVIIGIAVYFTPAVTKKQSENAETLVFITLTLLIAKFGVQAGPALPLLIEAGPALVLQELGNLGTIFLALPIAVFLGLKREAVGMTHSIGREPNLALITDKYGLSSPEGRGVMAIYIFGTVFGSIFLGLISGFLATATPLHPYSFAMATGVGSGSMAAASLGPLVANFPDMADEITAFSGASNLLTSVTGLYASILIGLPLTEKLYSMLSRVKNKKAVEANTKGA
- a CDS encoding M20 family metallopeptidase → MENLFEKLDEVYDEIVAIRRYLHAYPELSFEEVKTAEYIADYHHGLGHEVRTGVGGNGVVAYLKGDRPGPTVALRADFDALPILEQTDLPFKSRNDGVMHACGHDGHTATLLGLAKVLNGLKAELEGTVVFIHQHAEELPPGGAISMIEDGCLEGVDVIFGTHLQAQMPLGEIGYRVGAIQAAPDRFDIKIQGRGGHGAYPHQTIDSILVGGQLINNLQQIVSRKVDPLDSAVVSVTSFVAKNPYNVIADTAEMIGTVRTFKEETRNFIEKEMERVVRGTCEVNGAHYEFKYSRGYPTLVNHKEETEFVARLAVDVPGVEKVAETEPVMGGEDYAYYLQHVKGTFFFTGAENPEWIDSYPHHHPKFDIDERALMIAAKVLGKATLEYMKVHAGEAVSN